A window of the Thalassospira sp. TSL5-1 genome harbors these coding sequences:
- a CDS encoding response regulator transcription factor: protein MQTTNGTAKTLVAVVHSSLLLRTGLTSLLTHSKNTETINAPHLDDLISVTPPNRTIDVVLVSIDDFQAQITSLAAFRASNPKVRIITLAHEYDAEHLFALFNLGVNGALLDDVSQTAIELAFQLITEGEKIYPSNLASIMMERFHFMSSLELDSIDILGIDLSPREQEILECLSSGDSNKRIAIRLNISEATVKVHVKSILRKIKVDNRTQAAIWALRSQPRHHGYSAALS, encoded by the coding sequence ATGCAGACGACAAATGGAACTGCAAAAACACTCGTTGCAGTTGTTCATTCCAGCCTTTTGTTACGAACAGGCCTTACCAGCCTACTGACACATAGCAAAAATACGGAAACCATCAATGCCCCGCATCTCGACGACCTGATTTCCGTAACTCCCCCCAATCGCACCATTGATGTCGTGCTGGTTAGCATCGACGATTTCCAGGCCCAGATCACATCTCTTGCCGCTTTTCGTGCCAGCAATCCCAAAGTCAGAATCATCACTCTGGCGCATGAATATGACGCAGAACACCTATTTGCATTGTTTAATCTGGGTGTAAACGGTGCTCTGCTGGACGATGTTTCCCAAACAGCCATAGAACTGGCGTTCCAATTGATTACCGAAGGCGAAAAGATTTACCCGTCAAACCTGGCGTCGATCATGATGGAGCGCTTCCACTTCATGTCGTCGCTTGAACTGGATTCCATCGATATTCTCGGTATCGACCTTTCCCCCCGCGAACAGGAAATTCTCGAATGCCTCTCAAGCGGAGATTCCAACAAGCGCATTGCCATTCGGCTGAATATCTCCGAGGCAACCGTTAAAGTGCACGTCAAAAGCATTCTGCGCAAAATCAAAGTTGATAACCGCACCCAGGCTGCGATCTGGGCATTACGCAGCCAACCCCGCCATCATGGTTACAGCGCGGCCCTCAGCTAA
- a CDS encoding response regulator transcription factor has product MTLMEEGNIQYIAIVHPIKLMRHALQKVLADFQDIFVTDAMSLDELCKRVPKNDRIDLILFNVDDIKQDTIKLASLRARYPKTKILALSRRYELEELFALFELNIDGALLDDVSQRTLKLAFRLLEEGQKLFPSNMAQILLSRIHSPCAATSPDLNDEDVNLSQREQQILYCLEHGESNKAIANELDISEATVKVHVKSILRKIGVSNRTQAAIWSLRQRANLSGQPFFIMQDKPPHRCNQLTA; this is encoded by the coding sequence ATGACGTTAATGGAAGAAGGCAACATTCAATATATTGCCATTGTGCATCCCATCAAGCTGATGCGACATGCACTACAAAAAGTTCTTGCGGATTTCCAGGACATCTTCGTAACTGATGCAATGTCTCTTGATGAGCTTTGCAAACGTGTTCCAAAAAACGACCGAATAGATCTAATTCTGTTCAACGTTGATGATATCAAACAGGATACAATAAAACTTGCATCCTTGCGTGCCCGCTATCCAAAAACCAAAATTCTCGCCCTGTCGCGTCGTTATGAACTCGAAGAGCTATTTGCTTTATTCGAGCTGAATATTGACGGCGCGTTACTTGACGATGTTTCACAACGAACGCTGAAACTGGCCTTCCGCCTGCTTGAAGAAGGCCAAAAGCTGTTTCCATCTAATATGGCGCAAATCCTGCTTTCGCGCATTCATTCACCTTGCGCCGCCACGTCACCGGACCTGAATGACGAAGATGTCAATCTGTCACAGCGTGAACAGCAAATTTTGTATTGCCTGGAACATGGCGAGTCCAACAAGGCCATCGCCAATGAACTCGATATCAGCGAAGCAACGGTCAAAGTACATGTCAAAAGCATTCTGAGAAAAATCGGCGTTTCCAACAGGACCCAGGCGGCCATCTGGTCTCTACGTCAAAGGGCAAATCTTTCAGGGCAGCCTTTTTTCATCATGCAAGACAAGCCTCCGCACCGCTGTAACCAGCTTACCGCTTGA
- a CDS encoding type II toxin-antitoxin system RelE/ParE family toxin yields MYRLSALAVDDFRAIFEYTLLNFGMPQADRYVDDLENIFALLSKSPHIGAELADISVGLRRHPHKHHTVYYRKTRDGIFVVRILHQHMDVDPSLL; encoded by the coding sequence ATGTATAGATTATCGGCTCTGGCCGTCGACGATTTCAGAGCGATCTTTGAATATACTTTGCTTAATTTTGGTATGCCCCAGGCAGATAGGTATGTTGATGATCTTGAGAACATTTTTGCTCTGTTGTCAAAATCGCCGCATATCGGAGCTGAACTTGCCGACATTTCTGTCGGATTGCGCCGTCATCCTCATAAACATCACACCGTTTATTATCGTAAAACCAGGGATGGCATCTTCGTTGTAAGGATCCTTCACCAGCACATGGACGTTGATCCGTCCTTGTTGTAA
- a CDS encoding tyrosine recombinase XerC, producing the protein MADQPGLKDKPSSALTALTLPTDTRQTVDAWLQWLRSERRASHHTTENYLVDLYAFFAFIDQHRGGAPTLETLLSLTPRDFRSWLAHRNAADMAKSSTARALSTLRNFYRFLDRTGRGQNAAITTIRNPRQAQSVPKPLTPEDAMAVIDNAGAFQDDPWLAKRNLALFTLLYGCGLRIAEALSLNYDQRPQGSSLVITGKGNKQRLVPVLPVVIEAIDDYLTACPYTQTGHDPLFLGARGKRLIAQVAQREMRRIRALLNLPETATPHAMRHSFATHLLAGGGDLRTIQDLLGHVSLSTTQRYTSVDSERLMAVYRGAHPRAR; encoded by the coding sequence ATGGCTGACCAACCCGGCCTGAAAGACAAACCCTCAAGCGCGCTAACCGCCCTGACGCTGCCCACCGATACCCGGCAAACCGTGGATGCCTGGCTGCAATGGCTGCGCAGTGAAAGGCGGGCCTCCCATCACACCACCGAAAACTATCTGGTCGATCTGTATGCGTTTTTCGCCTTTATCGACCAGCATCGCGGCGGTGCGCCCACACTGGAAACGCTATTATCCCTCACCCCGCGCGATTTCCGAAGCTGGCTTGCGCACCGCAATGCCGCGGATATGGCAAAATCATCCACCGCACGCGCCCTTTCAACACTGCGCAATTTCTATCGTTTTCTCGACCGCACCGGGCGGGGGCAAAATGCCGCCATCACCACCATCCGCAATCCAAGGCAGGCACAATCGGTTCCCAAACCGCTAACCCCCGAAGATGCAATGGCCGTGATCGACAATGCCGGAGCCTTTCAGGACGACCCGTGGCTGGCAAAGCGCAACCTGGCCCTGTTTACCCTGCTTTATGGCTGTGGCCTGCGTATTGCCGAGGCCTTAAGCCTTAATTACGACCAGCGCCCGCAAGGCTCATCGCTGGTCATTACCGGCAAAGGCAACAAACAACGCCTGGTGCCGGTGTTACCCGTCGTGATCGAGGCGATTGACGACTACCTTACTGCCTGCCCCTACACCCAAACCGGCCATGATCCGCTGTTTTTGGGCGCACGGGGCAAACGCCTGATTGCCCAGGTCGCCCAGCGCGAAATGCGCCGCATCCGTGCGTTGCTCAATCTGCCGGAAACGGCAACGCCGCACGCCATGCGCCACAGCTTTGCCACCCACCTTCTGGCAGGCGGCGGTGATTTACGCACCATTCAGGACCTTTTGGGCCATGTTTCGCTGTCCACGACCCAGCGTTACACCTCGGTCGATAGCGAACGCCTGATGGCAGTTTATCGGGGTGCCCATCCCCGTGCGCGATGA
- the nadA gene encoding quinolinate synthase NadA, with translation MNQITTIAEANAGAMSETQIDPTLDLEAEIKRLKKEKNAIILAHYYQDGEIQDLADFVGDSLDLSRKAAATDADVIVFCGVRFMAEVAKILSPEKTVLLPDSKAGCSLEDSCQPEAFRKFREQHPDHVSITYINCSAEVKAASDIIVTSSNAAEIIDQIPLDQPILWAPDRHLGSYLAKKTGRDMVLWQGSCIVHEQFSERELIRLKTQHPDAKIAAHPECHDGILRHADQIGSTRAILEYVIDGPDQKYLIATEPHIIHQMEKAAPHKTFIPVPGADGSCACNNCPFMELNTLEKLYLCLVNNGPQIVMPEDLRLQAVKPLERMLELSKGIPLKKEAAAEPAV, from the coding sequence ATGAACCAGATTACCACCATTGCCGAGGCAAATGCCGGTGCAATGTCTGAAACCCAGATTGATCCGACGCTGGATCTTGAGGCCGAAATCAAACGCCTCAAGAAAGAGAAGAACGCGATCATTTTGGCCCATTATTATCAGGATGGCGAAATTCAGGATTTGGCCGACTTTGTTGGCGATTCCCTGGACCTGTCGCGCAAGGCGGCGGCAACCGATGCCGATGTCATTGTGTTTTGCGGGGTGCGTTTCATGGCCGAAGTCGCCAAGATTCTCAGCCCGGAAAAGACCGTTCTGTTGCCCGATTCAAAGGCAGGATGCTCGCTTGAGGATTCCTGCCAGCCAGAGGCCTTTCGCAAATTCCGCGAACAGCACCCGGACCATGTGTCGATCACCTATATCAATTGCTCGGCTGAGGTAAAAGCCGCGTCCGATATTATCGTCACCTCGTCAAATGCGGCTGAAATTATCGACCAGATCCCACTGGACCAACCGATTTTGTGGGCCCCGGACCGCCATCTGGGCAGCTATCTTGCCAAGAAAACCGGCCGTGATATGGTTTTGTGGCAGGGATCCTGCATCGTACATGAACAGTTTTCAGAACGCGAACTGATCCGCCTGAAAACCCAGCATCCCGATGCCAAAATTGCCGCCCACCCGGAATGCCATGACGGCATCCTGCGCCATGCTGATCAGATCGGCTCCACCCGCGCCATTCTGGAATATGTGATTGATGGTCCCGACCAGAAATATCTGATCGCCACCGAACCCCACATCATCCACCAGATGGAAAAGGCAGCCCCGCACAAAACCTTCATCCCGGTTCCCGGGGCAGATGGTAGCTGTGCGTGCAATAACTGCCCATTCATGGAACTGAACACGCTTGAAAAGCTGTATCTGTGCCTGGTCAATAATGGCCCGCAAATCGTCATGCCCGAAGATTTGCGCCTTCAGGCCGTTAAACCGCTGGAACGGATGCTGGAATTGTCAAAAGGTATTCCGCTGAAAAAAGAGGCTGCAGCCGAACCCGCTGTTTGA
- a CDS encoding type II toxin-antitoxin system ParD family antitoxin, which yields MPRTTSVTIGSQLDEFVGELIQSGRYGSTSEVVRSALRLLERREKQMQSLRSAIEAGDKSGESDLSLRDIAAQVKQKHDV from the coding sequence ATGCCACGGACAACAAGCGTGACAATTGGATCGCAACTTGACGAATTTGTGGGGGAGCTGATCCAGTCCGGGCGTTATGGCTCGACCAGTGAGGTTGTGCGTTCTGCTTTGCGATTGCTCGAACGTCGTGAAAAACAGATGCAGTCTTTAAGAAGCGCGATTGAGGCCGGCGACAAGAGTGGTGAAAGCGATTTGTCGTTGCGTGATATTGCCGCACAGGTGAAACAGAAGCACGATGTATAG
- a CDS encoding class I SAM-dependent methyltransferase, whose protein sequence is MSRLNSVIRRLQAQRDCLNASAVMIQDLDGLVLEIGLGNGRTFDHLREIMPDREIYVFDRQINAHPKCIPGDNHLFLGDIFETLPQAVEQFKGRVALVHSDVGTGDEALNAKIASFIGKTLPPALMKGAIVASDQKIDVPGTIAEPLPEGVPQDRYFFRRYQG, encoded by the coding sequence ATGTCCCGCCTTAACAGTGTTATTCGCCGCCTTCAGGCCCAGCGCGACTGCCTGAATGCCTCTGCCGTCATGATCCAGGATCTGGATGGTCTTGTACTTGAAATCGGCCTTGGCAATGGCCGCACCTTTGATCACTTGCGCGAAATTATGCCGGACCGGGAAATTTATGTTTTTGACCGGCAGATTAACGCCCATCCCAAATGTATCCCCGGTGATAATCACCTGTTTCTAGGCGATATTTTTGAAACCCTGCCGCAGGCTGTCGAACAGTTTAAAGGCCGTGTTGCCCTGGTTCATTCCGATGTTGGCACCGGGGACGAGGCGCTGAACGCCAAAATCGCGTCCTTCATCGGCAAAACGCTGCCGCCTGCCCTGATGAAAGGGGCGATTGTCGCATCCGACCAGAAAATTGACGTGCCCGGCACCATCGCCGAACCCCTGCCCGAAGGTGTGCCGCAGGACCGTTATTTCTTCCGGCGTTATCAGGGATAA
- a CDS encoding fosfomycin resistance glutathione transferase has translation MIRGLNHITFATRDLAGSFAFYTGVLGARPLARWDEGAYLLLGDVWLCLSLDPQSLPPATSYTHLAFDVDPADFAAMRQKLHDAGAREWKTNRSEGASVYFLDPDGHRLELHEGNWQSRLDHYRQNPPPGMVFYDTVETPIVPDASPQTEK, from the coding sequence GTGATCAGGGGGCTCAATCATATCACCTTTGCCACCCGCGACCTTGCGGGAAGCTTTGCCTTTTATACCGGCGTTCTGGGGGCACGTCCCCTGGCACGCTGGGACGAAGGGGCTTATCTGTTGCTAGGCGATGTATGGTTATGTCTTAGCCTTGATCCTCAATCCTTGCCACCCGCCACCAGCTATACCCATCTTGCCTTTGATGTTGACCCGGCCGACTTTGCCGCCATGCGCCAGAAACTGCACGATGCCGGTGCCCGGGAATGGAAAACAAACCGCAGCGAAGGGGCGTCTGTCTATTTTCTGGACCCGGATGGCCATCGCCTTGAACTTCATGAAGGAAACTGGCAGTCCCGGCTGGATCATTACCGGCAGAATCCACCGCCGGGCATGGTGTTTTACGACACTGTCGAAACACCCATCGTCCCGGATGCCTCGCCCCAAACGGAGAAATAA
- a CDS encoding YrhK family protein: MKLFRARRFDQTPRHREVYSIYELIYSAVDLLAAIAFIVGSILFFYKSLMEAGTWLFLVGSVFFALRPSVRMLRELHLAALSRNEAENPEAERSYSS, translated from the coding sequence ATGAAACTGTTCCGTGCCCGTCGGTTCGACCAGACGCCGCGCCACCGTGAAGTCTACAGCATATACGAGCTGATCTATTCAGCGGTTGACCTACTGGCCGCCATTGCCTTTATCGTTGGTTCGATCCTTTTCTTTTACAAATCCCTGATGGAAGCAGGGACATGGCTGTTTTTGGTGGGGAGCGTTTTTTTTGCCCTGCGTCCCAGCGTGCGCATGCTGCGCGAATTGCACCTTGCTGCCCTGTCGCGCAATGAAGCCGAAAACCCCGAAGCCGAACGCAGTTATTCGTCCTGA
- a CDS encoding DUF484 family protein codes for MEKTALRAEDIAEYLAENPDFFKHRHELLDSLEMPVRHHGSGVADMQQYIVERLRAESDRLRGATSELINISKSNLETQQRIHRAVLALLNARGFETFVEALQDLVPQLLDLDCISICFEEHPDNPVPRCGGRVRRLTQGAVDQVLGEDHDVWLVPEHAGDEAIFGPKADIVNSAALVRLAPFYDDPVGLVAFGVAEPGYFSPAQGADLILFLSSVIEFGVRRWLTNPA; via the coding sequence ATGGAAAAAACTGCTTTGCGCGCAGAAGATATCGCCGAATATCTTGCAGAAAATCCTGACTTTTTCAAACACCGCCACGAACTTCTCGACAGTCTGGAAATGCCGGTGCGCCATCATGGGTCCGGTGTCGCCGACATGCAGCAATATATTGTTGAACGCCTGCGCGCCGAAAGCGACCGGCTGCGCGGTGCCACCAGCGAGCTGATCAATATCTCCAAATCCAACCTCGAAACCCAGCAGCGCATTCACCGGGCGGTTCTGGCCCTGCTCAATGCACGCGGGTTTGAAACCTTTGTCGAGGCCCTGCAGGATCTGGTGCCGCAACTTCTGGATCTGGACTGCATTTCCATCTGTTTTGAAGAACATCCCGATAACCCGGTACCGCGCTGTGGCGGGCGGGTGCGCCGCCTGACACAGGGTGCCGTTGACCAGGTGCTGGGCGAAGATCACGATGTCTGGCTGGTGCCCGAACATGCGGGCGACGAGGCCATTTTTGGCCCCAAGGCCGATATTGTCAATTCCGCCGCCCTTGTTCGCCTGGCCCCGTTTTACGACGATCCGGTCGGGCTGGTGGCCTTTGGGGTTGCCGAACCCGGCTATTTCAGCCCGGCACAGGGGGCGGATCTGATCCTGTTTCTGTCATCCGTTATTGAATTTGGTGTGCGCCGATGGCTGACCAACCCGGCCTGA
- a CDS encoding glutamine synthetase family protein: MSRNTQIAPTGADLAEAQAFLKKYPDLQAIDVFLTDCHGIGRGKTVRRHELEGIYTSGRALPLSLFGQDVRGVDVDGSGLVMTAGGGDKRCWPIPGTLGYLPHTKRGQLLITMFNDDGTPVDGEPRPALLRQINRAKAMGLNPMGAFELEFYLVDPNPTPDGRYLPAPYALTKRQSLLRNTMSVDELDEMSPLFDAIYDGAAHLGITLETVISEYGPGQYEMTIRYRDLLHAADDVIIAKRLIRTCARRFGMEACFMPKPFGTEPGSGMHLHLSMADENGSNLFADQPDDSLSPMMLNAIGGLRQTVGDTMLVLAPFLNSWRRFASTVYSPASDDWGVENRNVAIRVPGQPGKTRHFEHRVAGVDANPYMVATVTLAAALDGIENKTDPGAPCQVEMDAQKVPSNLPRSWLEAIDRFDQSAFARNALGDCLHTAFAAIKRAEYEQMIQEVSRAEWDIYGFTV; this comes from the coding sequence ATGTCACGAAACACGCAAATTGCCCCAACTGGTGCCGACCTTGCCGAGGCACAGGCATTCCTTAAAAAATATCCCGACCTTCAGGCAATCGACGTGTTTCTGACCGACTGCCACGGCATTGGCCGAGGCAAAACCGTGCGTCGCCATGAACTTGAAGGGATTTACACATCGGGCCGCGCCCTGCCCCTGTCACTTTTCGGGCAGGATGTGCGCGGTGTGGATGTCGATGGCTCAGGTCTGGTGATGACGGCGGGGGGCGGCGATAAACGCTGCTGGCCCATTCCCGGCACGCTGGGCTATCTGCCCCATACCAAACGGGGGCAATTGCTGATTACCATGTTCAACGACGATGGCACCCCGGTTGACGGCGAACCGCGCCCGGCCCTGCTGCGACAAATCAACCGGGCCAAGGCAATGGGCCTAAACCCGATGGGCGCGTTTGAGCTGGAATTCTATCTGGTTGATCCCAATCCAACACCCGACGGGCGCTATCTTCCCGCCCCCTATGCCCTAACCAAACGCCAAAGTCTGTTGCGCAACACCATGTCGGTCGATGAGCTTGATGAAATGTCGCCGCTGTTTGATGCGATCTATGACGGGGCCGCGCATCTGGGCATCACGCTGGAAACCGTGATTTCCGAATATGGCCCCGGCCAGTATGAAATGACCATTCGTTATCGTGACCTGTTGCACGCTGCCGACGATGTCATTATTGCCAAACGCCTGATCCGCACCTGCGCCCGGCGTTTTGGCATGGAAGCCTGCTTCATGCCAAAACCCTTTGGCACGGAGCCGGGATCGGGCATGCACCTGCATCTGTCGATGGCTGATGAAAATGGCAGCAACCTGTTTGCCGATCAACCCGATGACAGCTTAAGCCCCATGATGCTCAACGCCATTGGCGGCCTGCGCCAAACGGTGGGCGATACCATGCTGGTTCTGGCCCCGTTCCTGAATAGCTGGCGGCGTTTTGCCTCCACGGTTTATTCCCCGGCGTCTGATGACTGGGGGGTGGAAAACCGCAATGTCGCCATTCGCGTGCCCGGCCAGCCCGGCAAAACCCGCCATTTTGAACATCGCGTCGCGGGCGTGGATGCCAACCCCTATATGGTCGCGACCGTAACGCTTGCTGCCGCACTGGATGGTATTGAAAACAAAACCGACCCCGGCGCGCCCTGCCAGGTTGAAATGGATGCGCAAAAGGTCCCGTCCAACCTGCCAAGAAGCTGGCTGGAGGCCATTGACCGCTTTGATCAATCCGCCTTTGCCCGCAATGCGCTAGGCGATTGCCTGCATACCGCCTTTGCCGCCATCAAACGCGCCGAATATGAACAGATGATCCAGGAAGTCAGCCGCGCGGAATGGGATATTTATGGGTTTACGGTTTGA
- a CDS encoding glutathione S-transferase N-terminal domain-containing protein, with protein sequence MIVRSSAASPFGRKVKITAKYLGIYDQLTVEAADTQNPEDTLRQQNPLGKIPILILDDGRKIYDSRVICEYLDSLADGKTLHPTESDARWQALTLQALADGIVDASILQVYETRMRPEEKRHQEWLTYQSEKVRRALDELAANPPSLSDDLTIGHVATACALGYLDLRFDGAWRAKYPVLQGWLDDFRKLVPAFDATDPLA encoded by the coding sequence ATGATCGTTCGTTCTTCCGCTGCCTCTCCCTTTGGGCGCAAAGTCAAAATTACGGCAAAATATCTTGGCATTTACGACCAGCTTACCGTCGAAGCTGCCGATACCCAAAACCCGGAAGATACCCTTCGCCAGCAAAACCCGCTGGGTAAAATTCCCATCCTGATCCTGGATGATGGCCGCAAAATCTATGATTCGCGCGTGATCTGCGAATATCTGGACTCCCTTGCCGATGGCAAAACCCTGCATCCGACCGAAAGCGATGCCCGCTGGCAGGCGCTGACCCTTCAGGCGCTAGCGGATGGCATTGTCGATGCGTCAATCCTGCAGGTTTACGAAACCCGGATGCGCCCGGAAGAAAAACGCCATCAGGAATGGCTGACCTATCAATCCGAAAAAGTGCGCCGTGCGCTTGATGAACTGGCTGCCAATCCGCCGTCACTGTCTGATGATCTTACCATTGGTCATGTCGCTACGGCCTGTGCGCTGGGCTATCTTGACCTGCGCTTTGATGGCGCATGGCGGGCAAAATATCCGGTTTTGCAAGGCTGGCTGGATGATTTCCGCAAGCTTGTTCCGGCCTTTGACGCCACCGACCCGCTGGCCTGA
- the nadC gene encoding carboxylating nicotinate-nucleotide diphosphorylase produces MTDLTQSEISEFIDRAFAEDIGTGDITSDNVVPKEARLRVALETRESIVVAGLDIALECFRKMVPDAKIDKKCNDGDTLNPKSILAVIEGPARGILTAERTALNTLQHLSGIATTTCAYVQAMGKTSAKLLDTRKTLPGWRKMEKYATRMGGAQNHRMGLYDGVMIKDNHIGVVGSITKCVEMAKAANLPTIEVECDTLDQVREAVDAGADIILLDNMGPDMLRKAVAIVDGRSKTEASGGVRLDTIADIAATGVDYVSVGRITQSAPAVDIGLDVAII; encoded by the coding sequence ATGACCGACCTGACCCAAAGCGAAATTTCCGAGTTTATCGACCGTGCCTTTGCCGAGGATATCGGCACAGGTGACATCACATCAGACAATGTCGTTCCCAAAGAGGCCCGCCTGCGCGTTGCCCTTGAAACCCGGGAAAGCATTGTGGTTGCGGGGCTTGATATTGCGCTGGAATGTTTTCGCAAGATGGTGCCCGATGCCAAAATCGACAAAAAATGTAATGACGGTGATACGCTGAACCCCAAATCGATCCTTGCCGTGATCGAAGGTCCGGCGCGCGGTATACTGACTGCCGAACGCACCGCCCTTAATACCCTTCAGCATCTTTCGGGCATTGCCACCACCACCTGCGCCTATGTGCAGGCAATGGGCAAAACATCGGCCAAGCTGCTTGATACCCGCAAAACCCTGCCGGGCTGGCGTAAAATGGAAAAATACGCCACCCGCATGGGCGGCGCGCAAAACCACCGCATGGGCCTTTATGATGGCGTGATGATCAAGGACAACCATATTGGCGTGGTTGGTTCGATCACCAAATGCGTGGAAATGGCAAAGGCTGCCAACCTACCAACAATCGAGGTGGAATGCGACACCCTCGATCAGGTGCGCGAAGCTGTCGATGCCGGGGCGGATATCATCCTGCTGGATAATATGGGCCCGGATATGCTGCGCAAGGCGGTTGCCATTGTCGATGGCCGCAGCAAAACCGAGGCATCCGGCGGTGTTCGGCTGGATACCATCGCCGATATTGCCGCAACCGGCGTGGATTATGTTTCCGTCGGACGTATTACTCAAAGTGCCCCGGCAGTTGATATTGGCCTGGACGTCGCCATTATCTAA